CCACGGATAAGGCCACGGCCGAACGTATTTTCCGCGCAAAGGTCCACGGAGCCTTTAACCTAGAACAGGTTTTTTCTGAGCGAAATCTCGAAAACATGATTTTTCTGTCGTCCTATTCATCACTTCGAGCCACAAAAGGACAATCCGTCTACAGCAGCTCCAATGAAGTCCTGAACATGCTGGCGTCGCCCAAAAACCAACAGGACGACGGAATAAACCGCTGCGCCATTGGCTTCGGCGCAGTCGAAGAAGTTGGTATGGCCGCCAATTTCGTGGACGCGGATCAACAGGAAAGTCTCGCAAACGCCAAGACGGGTACCACCACCGGAGACTTGGACAAGTCCTTCGCCTTGGACCACCCATTGATTAAAACCGGACAGTCTTACAATGACAATACTCGTGTTTACAGGGGACTCATAAAAGCGGAGGGGAGCTGGGTGCTTGAGCACTCCGTCAAGGGCACCGCCCTCCTTCCGGCGGTAGCGTTTATAGAATGTGTCCAGGCAGCCCTCATCGATCATGTTGGCGATTCAGCGGCTCGTGTTCTAACCGATATTGCCTTCTTACGCCCTCTGTTCGTGAAAGGATCTGATTCTCAGCTTGAGATTGAATTCAAATCTGTGAACGATGACCAAATTTTCGAAGTTCGTTCCAAATCGTTGGACGAAAAAGCTGAATGGACCGTCCACGTGCAAGGCGTCATTTCGGATAGCTTGGCTTCACAAGACATTCCCGCACGGCTCTCCCCTCCCACTGACCTGCCACCCGTATCCCACAATAGCCAAGATTCACCTTTCATCACTTACGGTGAACGTTGGGACTGGAAATGCCTACAAGGCTCGCGAAAAAATGAGGATTCCTGCTGGCGTAAGTTTCGACTTCCCCAGAAATTCGCAGGGGATCTTGCGGACTTTCGTCTGCACCCCGCGATGTTGGATCGTGGGTTTTCCGATCCATTTGGGATTGATGGTCCGAATTCCATCCCCTTCTCCGTTTCCTCGTTACGAATCTACAGAGATCTGCCGCAGGAATTCTTTGTCTTTACGAAACACATACCGACGGCGAACAGCGGTTCAACCAATATGTGTTTTGTTGATGATCAGGGGAACGTATTACTTGAATTGGATGGATTCATCAGGCGCCCGGTTTCAGATGATTTCTCAGAACCAATCGCCAAGGAGAAGGATTCAACCTTTACCGCCGACGGCCTGCTGCCACCCAACCATCGAATTATTATCAGAGAACAAGGCGACTTGGATTCTTTTGATACCGAGCCGTTCGAACCTCGATTACCGAATCCGGGTGAGGTGCAGATTGATATCGTTGCCGCCGGACTAAATTTCCGAAATTTGCTGGAAACACTGAATATGGTATCGATTAATCAGCCCACCAATTCCTCGGGGATGGGCATCGAATGTTCCGGCATTGTCACTGCCGTAGGTGCGGGGCAAACCGATTTGCAACCAGGTGATCCAGTGATTGCCATGGGATCCAATGCGTTCTCAACGTCCATGACAACCTCCGCAGAGTTTGTGGCGCCATTACCGAGCACAATCAGCCTCGAAGAAGGCGCGGGAATTCCGATCGTCTTCCTGACTGCTGAATACGCTTTGAATCAGTTAGCCAAGCTAAAGGCCGGTGAGCGGATACTCATTCATGCAGCCGCGGGTGGTGTAGGACTTGCCGCCATTCAAATTGCGAAAAACATTGGTGCCGAGGTTTTCGCCACAGTCGGCAGCGCGGCAAAACGAAAGTTCCTTGAAAAACTCGACATCACTCACATCATGAATTCACGCGACTTGGATTTTGTGGAAGAAATCGGTGACCTGACGGAGGGAGAAGGAATCGATGTCGTGTTGAATTCACTGGCCGCCGAATTCATCCCGGCAAATTTTGAGGTATTACGTTACGGTGGACGGTTCATCGAAATTGGCAAACGCGATATTCAAGCAAACACCATGATCGGCCTACAGCCGTTCAGCAAAAACCTTTCCTATTTTGCTTTTGATCTAGGGCTCATGATGAAAGAACGTGACCCATTAATCCCCAGGATGCTCGATTCCCTAATGTGGCAACTTGAAAAAGGTCGACTATCTCCGCCTCCCACCACAGTGATCCCTGCCAAAGACATTTCAGAAGGTTTCCAGCGTATGGCGAGAGCCGAACATGTCGGCAAGAACGTGTTTAAGCTGCAAACGGCGTCAGATCTTTGGTTACGCAATCAACACCGTTTCTCTGAACGTTACACGAATTTAAGCACAATCGACGCATGCCTTCGAACACTCGACGTCGCCCTCAGAAAAAACCGACAAACGGATTGTATCCTCGCGTTGAACACCCCCCTAGATGAAAGGTCGGTCCGCATCGATAAAATTTCGGAATCGACTCGCGGTCGTCCGAGCCTTGAAATAGAATATGTGGCGCCAAGAAATCAAACGGAAGAACAACTGGTTAAGATCATCGAAAAGAGCTTGGACATCTCACCGGTTGGAATCGACGATGATTTTTTCGAATTAGGTGGAGATTCGATCACTGCCATTCAGACGCAGCACTCCATTAAAAATTCGTTGCAATACAATGTTCCGATGACCGTACTTTTCGAATACCCTACCGTTGCGAAACTAGCAGAGCTAATCGGAACCCCACAGTGCGATGCCTCAACAAACAGACGATGAAGGAAGGGAAAATCCCCTTCGTATTCATCCCCTCAGCAGCAAAAACCCCCCTTTCATTGGTAACTTTTGCGAGAAATCTGGATCCAACGAGGGGCTTTTATTCTTTTGAGTATCGTGGCCTGGACGGCATAGAAAGCCCCGATAGGTCACTCGAAGAAACAGCCGCCGGCTTTGCAGAACAAATCACTGCAATGGCCCCCCAAACGAGCATCTGCCTGGGTGGGCAATGCTTCGGTGGTACCGTCGCTTTCGAAATGGCTAAGCAATTGAGCGATCGCGGATTCACCGTCGACAGGTTGATCCTGCTGGACACTATACCGCCGCTCCTTGCATCGAACATCGAATCGACGATCGACATCGACGAAGAGCAAAATATCAGGCATTTGACGCAACAAGCCGTAACTGCCATCTGCGATCAAGCGCGGGCCCATTTTGCGCACTTTCCTGATGAAATCAGACAGCCCTTCGAGCGCACCCTTTCTCGCCAATTAGATTTTGGAAACAGCTACCGAGGCACCCCCACCGAGACCGACATCTATCTGCTAATCACCCAACAGTATGACGAAGCTATTTTCCAGAACTGGCAATCGCTGGCAAGAAACAACCTGGAAAAGATAAGATTACCTGCCGACGCATCTTCAGTTTTGGATAGCGACCAGGTTGCAACCGTTGCCAATGTGGTATCGAAAATCCTAGAAATCAATGCCGAATCGTCCTAATCCCTTGAGTGCGTTAAGACTCAAGTCTCATTTGTTAGTTTCGCCAAAACTGACTTCCATCAGAACCGGTCGATGATCGGAGGCAAGCGATTCCTTCACGACGTCAACCTCGTTTACGACGAAGGCATTTTCAGGTCGAAACATGAGAAAATCAATTTCGACACGAGGTCGATCGGAAGGGAACGTGAAATGATCCTCTCCCTTATCAGGAATATTCCAGTCCGCAAAAAGTTTCAGCACAGCAGATTTCGGCCGTGAATTAAAATCGCCTGCAATAACGCTCGGCAATTTTTCATTCTGGAGATATTTCAGTAACGCCTGAGCTTGTGCCAACCTTTCCCTTTCGTCCCGATAGAAATGCACGTTCGCGAGGCGAAAAGATTTTTGAGCAGCCACGGTAACGATCAGAGAGGCCCTTGGTTCAGCTCCATCAGGCAGACGAAGCCTTTTGATGTCCCGAAGCGGATAACGAGAAATGATCGCCATCCCGTATTCCCCTCCCTGGTAATCGAAAAAGCTCCCAAACGCATGATAAGGAAGACCCGTCAGTTCTGCTAAACGTTTTGCCTCATTGAGCTGGCCACTTCTTTCCACCTTTTTATCAACCTCCTGCAAGGCCACCACATCCGCTCGAACGCGACGAATCACGTCTGCGGTTCGCTGCAAGTCAACTCGACCGTCGTTACCTCGCCCATGTTTGATGTTATAAGCGAGCAGCCGAATCATCGTTGATGTCGCAGGAAGTTTTTTCGGCCTCTGATTCACCTCTTGAGGGAACGTACTTGACAGTCCCGTCTTCTCTTGCCAGGCGAGGTGGGTCGTCGGAATTTGCCCTCGGTAAAAACCACTTAGCGTTTTAGGCCCTCGCATACCCAATGCACGTGATCCACCAAGCATCCTAACGGCCGGGTTCTGGGGGGACGTCGAGAAGGATCCGACGCAGGGCTGATGATTCCCATTCATGCCGCATTTCAATCGATGATCAGAATCTATTCCGCCGAACTCGCTCGGCCCCGCGGTCTGTTGGGACACCTTCGGCAACGCAATCCGTGATGCGAGGATCGCTTCCGAGCTCTCTGGGGATAATGACTTCCACTGGATTTCCCTGCAGATCCGTGGCACCTTTGCTTGGTGCTTCGACGTCCATCGATTCGTATCCTCAGCACCGTCGCTGGTCGTCACTGCGACCAACAAACATGTCAACCAGCAGCTCCACAACACCCATTGTTTTTTCCTCAAGATTGTTGTTAGCATGTTGCTATTTTGACCGCTCCTATCTAATCGCGTTTGAAATTCACCAATAGGCCAATCCAAGCCTTTCTTTAATTTCCCGTTCTGTGTAAGCGATCCTCACGAAGCGCAAAGTTTGGGTGAGCCACCGTTGCCCGAAGCTTAGCAAAGCATTGACACTTCAATAAGTTCAACCACACCGCGACGACAGAAGATATCTCGGCTAGTAGCGGCGTCCAAACAGAGTTCGTCGCTCCGCACGTTGTTGCCATCATGATACCGAACACAAATCGCCATACGATTCGCTCGCCCGATCACGATGGGAACCTTGCAGAAGGTAAATCCAAAACTACCAGCAGCCAGCGTCATTCCCGCAAATTCCGCCGACTCTTCTAAAAATTCCGTGTCGGCGAGCAGGAAGGGATCAAATTTCAAGCAACCCTCTTCGATCCGTACTCCCAACTCTCGCAGTCGCACGATAAAGTCCTCTTTGACCTGTCCGGTCAAACCAGGTTGTTGAGCCCCGAGCATCGATGGAGTATGTGAATACGGATCAGTTGGAAAAGCTCCTTGTTCAATCACCGATTTCTTTGCGCCAACCCCTGCCTGAATTTCACCATATCGTTCGAGCAGACGTGCCACCACTTCGGGGGTTTCATTCTGCGATCGCGCCTCAATGAGAATTTCCTGGACGGCAAGCAACAGCTTGGACACCATGTGCCAATAGATACAGCCCAGCCCTTCATACTTAAAAAACGTTCCCGATCGGCCCGTAAACGATTGGTGGTCAAATACCGCTTCATAAGCTGCAAGTAATCGATCGCGTTCTAATGAATCGCATTCTTCGACCCCATCCATTGCCGCGCACAAATCAGCACTGTTGCGAAATTCCGGATGGAAACGCACCTGTCCCGCAGCATCACGGGACACGAGACGTTTGTCTTTCATCTCCAACATTTTTTTCAGTAACAGCGATTCGTCGACGAAGCGCTCCGGCAAAACATTTTTCTCCATAAAGCCCGTCAAAATTCGGTCCGGATAGAGTAAATACCTGTGCTGGTCCGGCCGATAAAGCGAACTTGCCCGCAAAGATTCCAACAGATCGATGCTCTCTCGAGCATCAAGGCAACCCGAAGACAGAACGGCGACCTGTCCCTCAAGCATCTCGGCCAGCTGTCGGATTGAGATGCCACCGTCGGGATCTACCTGCATCAGGTAGTACGCGTAATAAAGCCCGTCGGCACGGCGATTCGCAACGACGGTTCGCTCTAGATATTGCTTTGCCAAGTCAAGAACGCGTGATACTTTCAACCGACAGGGAAACCTTCTCACCCGACAGACCGTCGTCGTAGATTAATTCTCGATAACAACTCCCGGCAGCCCCAATCTCATTAACAAATTGTCGCCGTTCCCGAGAGTCAAACCCCCCGGCCATCTTCTGGTGATGCTCCATCAATACGGCCTCGGTGGAGCGAAGAAGCATGCAAATTTCAGCAGAAACTTCGTATTGGGTAACCTGGCACTGAGCGAACAGCCTTCCACAGAAATCTAGATAACGCCGCAGATAATAGAGCGTCACCATGGAAACACCGTAGCCAACCAATGCGTTGTTCGCGTCGTTCCATTCCGGGCGTTGAGTATTCATCCAGATACCAGCATCCGGAATGAAATTCGCCATTTTCGCCAAAACGGGTACTAATAGTTTTTCGGCCAGATTCACACGAATCGGGTGGCTATCGTCATGATGCAAGAGCTTGCCATCCGAACCGATTTGTTGAGTACGTTTCATCAACAAATCGTGGGCCACATGATCAAATTCAATGCTGTCTCGTGGATTCTTGAACAAGTCATCGAGCGACTTAATCTGATAGGGCACGTGTGCATAGACGAAGATATCGTCGTCCAAATATTCTCCGAGGCGACCCGGATGATACGCCTCCGAATGCTCAATCAACTTGAGCAAATAGACAATTTGATGATCCCCCCAATAACCAATGTTTGACCAAGGGTCACTCGGATCGTGCACCTCCCAATCAATGCCGTCACGAGTGATTCGGTAGGGGTTGTATCCATCAACCGTCGACGCATTCACAAACTTAAAAACAACACTCTCTAAGAATTCCGGATAGGAAAGGCCCAACGCCTCCCAGTTCTGAAAAATATCGCGCCAATTCCCTTGATAATTCAAAATCCTCGAACAATCTGGCCGTTGCGTATCGATCGAAAACTGATTCCAGGGTCAACTGGGATCGCCATGGCGGCGACTGAAGGTAAGTGGAAGGTATTCAAAATAAAGACGCAGTAAATCCGCATCATCATAGTTCTTAAATAAAGCGAGGCCCGCTAAATGCTCAAACTCCGTGGGTAGCGAGGATAAAAACTCGGCATGCCGTTGGGCCACCGGACGATTTGCAGCTCGCACAAAACGCAGGAGATCTTCTCCTGAAATCTGGTAACCGTTCTCGAAGATCCCTCCCCGCATCACGTTGCAAAGGGTATTTGAAAAATGGCGGCTCGCTTGCAATCGATCTCCACTGGCCTGAAGACCGTCCGCATCAGAAACAATTTCCTGAAGGCGCTGAGTGCCCCGATCAACGTCGGCCAACAACTGCGCGCCTAGTGACGTATCCCCCTCCATATGCTGTTGCAACTCGACGATATCGTTTTGCGATTGATCAACTTCCGCAACGAAAAACTAAGCCGTTTGTTGATTTGGAACCAACTCGCAACCCGACTGCAAAAAATAACTTCCCCTCTGACCCCGTATCAGTTGCTCCGAACTAACGGCACGCCCGTGGCGGAACGCGTCCAGTTGCCGATCGGAAAGAAGATATTTTGGCTCAGAAATCCCAGTCGACCACACGGTATTTGCCATTAAAGATTCACTCGGCTCGGCTCGATCAACGGGAATCGAGCTGAGCGCATAGATTCCGATTCCATTTCCAGCGATTAATCCAGACTTTTTGTAGGCATCGAGCAAGGTGCTAAAAGCATTTTGCATACCACGATCAATATTCGCGGGTAGCAGATTTTGCAAACCATCAACGACGCTAAGCTGAATCACCTCCGTAGACAGATTCGCTAGTTTGGCATGCCTCACAAAACCAAACCGCTCACTCACGAGCCAAGCATATTGAAACGACAAGCCAAGCGACCGGTTAATCTCTTCAAAGATCAACTTGTTGCCAGGTATGTTTTTATAGAGGTGTCGTTCCGTCTCGTACAAGTTTTGATAACGTGCCGAAAAGGGTTCCCACAATCGATCACCATCCGTCTTGTTTAATCGCAGAATCGTCTTACTACCCGTACGATCCCAGGCGTCGTGAATTTTGTCATCGGTCTCGCATGGGAACAACGCATGTTCGGGATTCCGTCGGCCTGCGGTCAGCGCACCATTGCTCGAAATAAACATCCAATGGTCGGAATCGCTGACAACGCTCATAAAAAAGGGAGCAAGTTGATCGTAATGGGCGATGCGGTAAAACCGTTCGCCGTCCAGCAGAACGTAGCGACCTTCGACAGTACGATCGAGCGTATGAAGCGAACAATCGGCGACTCGTATGTTTTTCTTTCGCCCCATCTTATTGGCGACCATCAACTCGAATGTATTCGAGTTCCATTTTTTGAGATCTCAACTTTGGATCAATCTTTCCTCCCATACCCCCGCCCATTGCCATGTTAACAATCAGGTTTTGGGGACGATTGAATGGAAATGCTAAATCGTCTTTCGTTTTATCGTAGGTGTAGTAATGCTCGCCATCAAGAAACATTGTGATCGCTTTGGGTGTCCATTCAATCGCGTAGGTGTGAAACTGATTGGTCATATCTTTGACGGGAACGGTGGTTGAAATGTGATTTCCCTTCTTAAAGTAATAGGCCCCCGTGTGACAGGAGAAGTGATTGAGACCGTCACCCGTTTTATCATCGATCTCACGCCCTACGTTTTCAAGAATATCGATTTCCCCACAATAGGGCCATGAGAGTTCGTCTCGAAAATCGTCTCCCAACAACCAGACGGCGGCCCAAGCTCCATCCCGTGCAGCCACTCTGCCACTCTGCCACTCTGCCACTGAGTTCAATTCGACCGTACAAAAGGCTCATTGGACCGCGCGTCGTTAATCGGGCGGAGCTCCAGCCACCGTTTTTTCTGTCTTTGCGTGCCTCAACGATCAAACGACCATCTTCGCAGCGGGCATTTTCAAGTCGTTCCGCTGTGTAATACTGAGGCTCATGGTTGCCCCATCCCCAATTTCCGATGTCGTAGGCCCAAATCTTCGGGTCGGGCAGCCCTTCGCTCTCAAACTCATCCGACCAAACTAACACCCAATCCTTTCCAACGAGATTCTGCTTCAGAGTGTACGGCGTCAACTCGTGAGGTTTGATCGAAGTAAAAGTAATCGATTGAATCGATGACGCCCCTCCGTCCGCATGAAGCTTCATCCGGTGCTGTCCTGCCTTCAGTGGCGAACCGTCTTTCCCGACGATTTGAAACGCCTCCTCTGCCGGCGGCACCATCGCGGCAGTAATGTTGTAGTTCCTGCCATCCGTGTTCTCAATGTAGTCCTCTACGTACAGCGTTACGGAATCATCCGCCGCAGCTTTTGAGGCAACATCCACCCGATAGCGCCCCGTCTCAGGAATTTTGACATCAAGGGAGATCCAATTCTCGCCGGGAGCTATCGCCACGTATCCGTTCGCCTTCGACACGCCGTCCGAGGCTGCCATGTAATCCGTCGCCTTGACGATGACTTGTGGTCTGTCTGTGGCCAAAACTTCACTGACCGAAAAGAAGGTTGTCGCGACGATCACCAGCTTCAACAGCGGTACAATGGGCATCTCGATCACTTTCATATTTTGACGGTAAAATCTTCCTCAAGCTGCTCCAAAGATCGACCTTTTGTTTCCGGAATAAACTTCGCGGTAAAGAAGAAGGCAAGTGCGGCAAACAGGCCAAAAATCAAGAAGGTACCTGCCGGGCCGAGCGAAGAAAGTTCCCATGGAAACACCTGTTGGACTCCGTAGCTGACCAGCGAGTTAAAAAACCCGGCCACTGAAATCGCAAGGCCACGAAGTCGATTGGGAAAAATCTCCGAGAACATGGCCCACATCACCGGACCCAGCGAGATTGCGAACGCAGCGATGTAGCCAATAATTGCAGCCAGTACGAGTTCGGCTCGAATGATGAGTCCCTTACTTGTCAGCGTCGACGTATATCCGTCCAACGCAACATGATCGAGATGATTATTTACCGCCTGCATCAATTCGGCACGTGACCCGAATGATTGTTTCTTCAGCGCCCGCAGCGCATTCTTACCCGAAACTGGAAATGTTTCCACAAATGGCTGCTGACCTACCTTACGTGTGATTTCGGCTTCGAAGCTGGCCGAATTCGCGAATGCAGCCGGATCCAATTCATTTACCACTGAATTCAGGTTAGCTGGAATCTGGGTCTCAAAGTCAGTCGTCCCCAAGACCTTCGGCCCCGCCATTTTCGTCGCTTCCGAGACAAAAGCTGCCTCCGATCCGAACGATTTACCAACCATGGGAGCTAACGCATCCACCACTTCGACTGGCATCTCCGAGCTTAGTTTTTTCAATGATTCCTTGGTCAGCTGATAAGTAGCCGTTTGAAAAGCCCAGGCTGTTGTCAATAAGCAGATCGCCATTACCGCAGTGCCCACCAGTAACAAAGGGCGACGCCCAAATCGATCGATGAAATAAATCGCTAGAACGGTAAAACCGAGATTCACCAAACCGATGATGATCGTCTGCAAGAAAGCATTCTCTTGCCGAATGCCGGTCTTTTCGAAGATTGTTGGAGCGTAGAAAAAGATTGCATTGATACCCGTAATTTGCTGAAAGAATCCTAATCCGAGCGCAATGAACATAATGAAGCTCATGCGTCTCGAAAACAGTTCAGCAAGCGATGGCTTTGTGTCGATTTCGGCTGCGAGATGCTGCTTAATTTCCTCCAGCGACTCAGTGGCCTCTTCCAAGCTGACAAACTTTTTCAGTACCACTAACGCTTCATCGTAGCGGCCCCGTTTGGCTAACCACCGAGGACTGCGAGGCACAAAAAAGAGAAAGACAAAATAAAGAACTGCTGGCAACGTCTCAGCGCCCAACATCCAACGCCAACAATTCAGTTTGTCGATCCAATCGGTCCCCCCTGAATCAGCGGCCTTCAAGATGTAGTAATTCGAAAAGAATACTGCCGAAAAACCGATGACAATATTGAGTTGGTTAAATGAGACAAAACGCCCACGCAATTTCGCGGCCGATATTTCGGCAATGTAAACCGGGGCAATCAGTAACGCTAATCCAACGGCTACGCCACCCAACATTCGGGCCACAATAAAGAGACTAAAATCAGTGGCGAGAGCCGAGCTAACCGCTGAGAGCGAATAGAATAGGGCGGCAACCATCAAAACAGGTTTGCGACCAAACCGATCCGCTAGAGGTCCCGCCACAGCATTGCCAAGCATGGCACCAAACGTCAAACAGCCCACGGACCATCCAAGCGCCCAATCACTAAGGAAAAAGAAATCCTTGTAGAAAGGGTTTGCGCCGGACACGACCCCAGCATCAAACCCCATTAAAAACCCGCCGAGAGCGACTACGAGGGAGACCAGACCGGTCTAGATGAGTTTCTGTTTCATGGATTGCTGAATTTACCAACGACCGATCAACTGGTAAAGCGACCCGAGCAAGATTCAACTTGCCAGGCTTTCACAAGGAACTGATACTGAGCGTTGAATTACCAGTGAACCCAACGCAAATTAACCCTGACACCCCGATCCATCGTCAATCTGGTCAAACCTTCGTCGCTGACTCTTTCTCCGCTTCAATTAACCGCTCCATGACGGGTAGCTGTTTAAGCTATTCGAAGCACAACGAACGGCTGATCCCCTATTTTGCCTGCTCTTTTGATCCCGAAAGCATCTGGAACCCGTAACCCCTCATGGAAAGGTGGATTCAGGGAGTGATAAGTCACTCTTCCAAAAAAACTTTTCGTTTTGCTGTGACAAAACGGCCTATCCAACGAATCACAACCCAGAGCACAACACAATCGCCCCCAACGAGTCAGATTCATCGATGAACGGCCCACAACAAAACGATGAGCGTTCCGCGTGCCACACGGTGGATCAATCAACCTTTATCACGCTCATCGACGCACATCGTCGCCTCATTATGAAAGTTTGCTGGGTCTACAGCTCAACAGCGGATGATCGCGATGATTTGCTCCAAGATATCTTGAGTCAACTTTGGGCTAGTTTTGAGAACTACGATGGCGCACGTCCATTTTCAACATGGATGTATCGCGTCGCGCTGAACGTCGCCATTGATTCAGTGCGTCGCAAGGCACGCCGGCGAGAGCAGACGGGGATCGAAGAGATGCCAGAATTTGCGTCTCCTCAAGATGAACCCCACCAAGAACAACTCTTGCACCTTCATGAACTTTTAGATCGCCAAAACGAATCGGACCGCGCCATTCTTTTGCTTTACCTCGAAGGGCAGTCTTACCGAGAGATTGGCGGCATCATAGGCATAACAGAATCGAATGTTGGCACACGGATCAATCGATTGAAACGTTCACTCAAAGAGTCGACTGAATCACGCTAAACGATCAACAGGGAAAATCTATCATGCAATTTGAAGAGCTAGAACAACAATGGAAACAACTCGACAACAAATTCGACCAACTGCTCCGTATTGAGCGCCGAATTCTGGAAGAAGTTGCGAAGAAGCCCGCTCAGAACCGCGTGGCTCGCTTAGCAATCTGGCCATCTCTTGATCTAGTATTCTGCCTTTTGGTTGCTCTTGTCTTTGGCGGAATCCTTGGCGATCATTGGCAAGAAACATCCATTGCTGGACCCGCATTCCTCGTCTTAGCGGCTGCGATCCTACTGCTGATCAGCAGCATCTGGCAG
This genomic window from Pirellulaceae bacterium contains:
- a CDS encoding glycoside hydrolase family 16 protein; protein product: MGDDFRDELSWPYCGEIDILENVGREIDDKTGDGLNHFSCHTGAYYFKKGNHISTTVPVKDMTNQFHTYAIEWTPKAITMFLDGEHYYTYDKTKDDLAFPFNRPQNLIVNMAMGGGMGGKIDPKLRSQKMELEYIRVDGRQ
- a CDS encoding RNA polymerase sigma factor; amino-acid sequence: MNGPQQNDERSACHTVDQSTFITLIDAHRRLIMKVCWVYSSTADDRDDLLQDILSQLWASFENYDGARPFSTWMYRVALNVAIDSVRRKARRREQTGIEEMPEFASPQDEPHQEQLLHLHELLDRQNESDRAILLLYLEGQSYREIGGIIGITESNVGTRINRLKRSLKESTESR
- a CDS encoding endonuclease/exonuclease/phosphatase family protein, which translates into the protein MIRLLAYNIKHGRGNDGRVDLQRTADVIRRVRADVVALQEVDKKVERSGQLNEAKRLAELTGLPYHAFGSFFDYQGGEYGMAIISRYPLRDIKRLRLPDGAEPRASLIVTVAAQKSFRLANVHFYRDERERLAQAQALLKYLQNEKLPSVIAGDFNSRPKSAVLKLFADWNIPDKGEDHFTFPSDRPRVEIDFLMFRPENAFVVNEVDVVKESLASDHRPVLMEVSFGETNK
- a CDS encoding thioesterase domain-containing protein — its product is MRCLNKQTMKEGKIPFVFIPSAAKTPLSLVTFARNLDPTRGFYSFEYRGLDGIESPDRSLEETAAGFAEQITAMAPQTSICLGGQCFGGTVAFEMAKQLSDRGFTVDRLILLDTIPPLLASNIESTIDIDEEQNIRHLTQQAVTAICDQARAHFAHFPDEIRQPFERTLSRQLDFGNSYRGTPTETDIYLLITQQYDEAIFQNWQSLARNNLEKIRLPADASSVLDSDQVATVANVVSKILEINAESS
- a CDS encoding sugar porter family MFS transporter, yielding MVSLVVALGGFLMGFDAGVVSGANPFYKDFFFLSDWALGWSVGCLTFGAMLGNAVAGPLADRFGRKPVLMVAALFYSLSAVSSALATDFSLFIVARMLGGVAVGLALLIAPVYIAEISAAKLRGRFVSFNQLNIVIGFSAVFFSNYYILKAADSGGTDWIDKLNCWRWMLGAETLPAVLYFVFLFFVPRSPRWLAKRGRYDEALVVLKKFVSLEEATESLEEIKQHLAAEIDTKPSLAELFSRRMSFIMFIALGLGFFQQITGINAIFFYAPTIFEKTGIRQENAFLQTIIIGLVNLGFTVLAIYFIDRFGRRPLLLVGTAVMAICLLTTAWAFQTATYQLTKESLKKLSSEMPVEVVDALAPMVGKSFGSEAAFVSEATKMAGPKVLGTTDFETQIPANLNSVVNELDPAAFANSASFEAEITRKVGQQPFVETFPVSGKNALRALKKQSFGSRAELMQAVNNHLDHVALDGYTSTLTSKGLIIRAELVLAAIIGYIAAFAISLGPVMWAMFSEIFPNRLRGLAISVAGFFNSLVSYGVQQVFPWELSSLGPAGTFLIFGLFAALAFFFTAKFIPETKGRSLEQLEEDFTVKI